DNA sequence from the Papio anubis isolate 15944 chromosome 7, Panubis1.0, whole genome shotgun sequence genome:
acagctggtaaatgatCAGACTGGTATGCAAACCCAGATATGTCAAACTCAAAGCCCTTACTCTTTCCTTTACATGATGCTGTCCTCAGGAACTATGGAACTTTTTAACCATAGAGCAAATAGATCTCAGCAGCACAAGAGGAAACATAAATGGAAGTAACCAAAAATATATTCATCTAAGATATGGCTACATTATACCAAACGTGCTAAGTCTCTGCTTTCCTTCTTGGGTTTGCTCAAAGCAGCCTAAAAGGGTTGTGCACGTTATTTCTACAAACCTCCTCTCACCTAGATagttcagaaagagaagaaaccacatttttcttcaattatcTAGATGACTGAGGGGGAAATGATAGTTTGCATCCCCTAAAATTTTTAGGCTGCAAAGTGAATTGTCCTCACTGCTTCTCACCTGAGAATCACCCACTTTACCGTTTAAACTATGCACAACCCCTCCTCAGTTATCATTCTGGTTTGGGTAGATCTCGTCGAGTTTTAAGAATAATATGGAAATGCTCCTTATATCTGTAATCTATAATTGTATCACATTCAACTCCAAGTTAGTTAACCTTGACTGTTTTTCACAAGATTTCAACACAAGAGCCTGTGTCAGGGGAGGGGTCTTGGGAAAGTTTCATTTCTGGAGCAAGATTTGTCTCTAAGGCATAAGCTACCATGACATATCATAATTCAGGGGCCACATAGATGGGATATTTGGGTACTCAGAGCACATACAAATTAGTATGTGAACAAAATATATTACTGGATTGCTGAATGAGTTCAACCACACCATGAATTACAGTGCCCGGACAGAGTCAGAGCCAGGACCCACAGGCCAGAGCCTCTTCCATGGGGGAATTCTGCTTCTACTCCATCAGATAGAACCCAGACACCCAGATTTAGTCACTGAGGGATTGGTTTGGGGCTTTTGTACATTCTAACAAATGTTAAAGCCTCATTTTCTATGTAGGCACTTTATAGATTTATTACAAATGACATACTCCAAATATTACCTCCTGATTTaaattcttgttttctgtttgtctgatAGAAAATTACTGATGTCCTCAGCTTAGATCATTGTACTTGCTGTGTTACCGCTGAACTCCAAAGGCTTTCTTCCtttgcagaatttttaaaaatttatctttaaaaccCAATTATCGTGAGTTCTTTTCAAGTAGGCCTTTAAAAACCCAGGGATTATTCTCAGAAGTGAAGCAGCATTCTGCTTTTATATCTTCTGAAGTGGCCACACTTCAACATTAAGGAATGATCAGGAAGCAGTCTCATCCATAGTCCCTTCCGTAAACTATATTGATTATTTTAAGCCTTTCTAAAGCTTCTAGGTCATGATTTCTTCAAAATCAGACAGCTGCTTCATTTGTTCGATTTGCATAGAATGCCTTCTGAGGAGCTTCTTTTTACTTCTTAAGTCAACTCTCTTTGGTGAACTTGGAGCAACAGGAACCATAGATTTTAAGCCACTAGTAAGAGGGGAAGAAGGTTTGCTGCTAGATCTAATATCCGGAATAGGTGGGTTCAGATTCACATTTAAAGGCGGCAGGAAGCCAGGCCTAGTGTGAGAAATGCGATCAAGGAGCAGAGTTCCAGAACCTCGTCGTTCTAGAAGATGTGGCGGCCTGCGGCGTCCTGAGCTGGGGGATGTGCTAGGTACAGTGTCCAGGGACTCCCGAGAGCCGTGGAAAAGAGACAAGTGAGAGCTGTTGAGCTTCTTTCTATCTAAAGGTCCTTTGCCAGATTCAAGGGAAATGGAGTTGGGAGGGTCAGGCCCTGGCTGTAAATCTAAGTCGTAGAGGTCATTTTCCAGCCATTTGAGGGATGCTGGCTCTTTGAGAGCAGAAGGTCCTGATGGACCCATACCACATTTCTCTTGGTCAACAGGCAGAGTTCCTCTCCTGGCCAGACGCGGGTGGGGAGTCTGACCTTTTTCATAGGCTGCTTTCCAGGATGCCGGTGCTGAAGAGACTGGAATCTTCAGAACCTGCTCTGTGACTGTGTGAAAGAGGGTGGGGTCTTTGCTATCGATACTGTTGGTTCTGGAGAGGGGCCCCCTTTTAGGGAAGGACACATCACTGATGCTCTTGATGACCTCGTTTTCTGTGCTGGCACCACGGGTCTCATCCTGACGCGTTGAGGCTGCCAGCACCGAGGGCGCGATCAGGCCCCAAGGTTCAGACTGGAGCCTCTTCAGTTGGGGCAAACGGGCCCTTTTGAGATTACTGACCTTCCTAGTGGGTGACCCAGGCTCATTAACAGCCTTGGAGGTGTTACAACTGCTTGGATGCCCTGCTTGGAGGCTGAAGAAGTCATCTTCCTTCTCAGTAAGCGGAGAGTCCAGGCCTGGAGACTTCAGCTCTATGTCAGAGGGAGATGCATACAGTGGAGGTGAATGCCTGTCTTCTACTTTGGGTGAAGGAGGGACATTAAGATACTGTTTGGTAGTTTTAGTGCCTGAAGACGATTTATCTGTTGTTATAATAATCACCTCCTTCCCTTTGGCTTTGCAGGCATCAAGGAGATGTTTCAATGCATCCTTGTCATCTGCATTTATTGCATAAACCAGAGCCGAAGCCCCAGTGCGATCCTCAAGGCTGGGGTCTGCTCCATTCTCCAGTAATAAGGAGACCACTTCTCCCCCGGCTCTTCTGATACAGGCATGGATGAGGGCAGTCTTGCCAGACTTATCTTGGATATTGGGGTCTGCCCTGTTGTCCAGCAGGTACTTCACCATCTTGGACTTGCTGATGCTTTGCTGGTCCACATGCTTGgtgatgcatgccaccatgagaGCTGTTTCGCCTTTGTCATTGCTTTCATTGATATAAGCTCCCCCTTCCAACAGCAGTCTGGTCAACCtgagcctccccagccacacagcCTTTAACAAAGAGTTTCCATCAGTCCTTAATTCAGTGTCATCATCCATCATATTGGCTACAGTTTAGAGTACCTATGCCACAGTAGCAATCAAACCTagcaaaggaagaagagggaaaaaatgttatATGTTTTATAGCAGATCTGTGCAGCATGCTTGTTACAGGGTCTGGGTACAGTCATATCCCAACCTGATCCCAACTTATATTGACTTGGCCAACTTATCTAACATTGCTGAGTTAGTTTCTGTGTCTGTAATAATGTGTCACGGGGGGAAGGGGGATAGTAGTAACCTACCTCATAGGGTCATTGTAAAGACTGCCTAAGAGAGTATGTATAAAACATCCACATGAAAAGCAGTTAACATAATGCCTAGCAtagagtaaatatttgtttaaatgcaAGATGTTATTGTGTTGACTGCACAGCACTTACCACAAATGTAGAACTCTACATTCCTTAGAAaaagtttgaattattttcttcactgCTGTGTCCTCAGCATTTAGCAATGACTCACGTGTAATGAACAGGTCGCCTCATAAATAATTGTTTCATGTGTTGTTATTGGTGTGCATCAAAAAGACTATTAGGAAACACACCAAAATGTTCATCCTTATTCTAGGCAGTGGGATTATGAGTGGTTTCAGATTCTTCTTTCTGCAgttttcccaaaataaatatgtgtgattATTGTAATGGGGGTTGATGGGGTAGGGACAGTGAAAACAATTGTAAAACAAAATCAATCTAGTTATCCCTTTCCAGGTTGTAGTCCTCACTTTTCCAGCAGATGTCAGAATTCATATTCTTATTCAGAATAATGCCATGCTATTCCCTTCCCTCTGGTTGAACTGATAGGAGGCAGAGAATGGAGAAGGGGATTGCATTTTTGCTCACAAATGTTAGGAAATAAAGCTCAGACCAAAGTTTTCTCAGCTGAGGTTTGTCAAACCTgagttttctattttgatttttttgtcagTTCCCTAATTCCTGGACTCAGAATCTTCAACCTATGTGTTGCTTGAGGGGCCCTTCACAAATAAGAAGAGGTAGGTATCCCAGTCTTGATGCTCCGCCAGCCCACGGGTACCACACTGGCCATGTCTCTGCCAGTACAGCACCTTCACATAGGCTTTTTGTGCCTCCAGGCTCCTAATGAGCAGATGGCTCATGTGGTctacctgccacaatgcctgagTTTCCTCCTCATCTGATTCACATCATTCTTTCTCTTACGCTATTTGCCtaatcacttatttatttatttatattactctATTAAGTTGGCAAAAGCTTTTCTTGGTTGAAGTTGAGAGATGGATATATATGCCTTTGAAAAATTTAATATGTGAATAGATActtgctattaaaataaaacaaacaaactacatgTAAGTATATAAAGAGGAAGAGGTCTTCTTTATTCATCCCCCACTCCTCCTTGAAAACTCCTCTTCAGAAGTAACCATGGCTAAGAGTCTAGTGTGTATCTTTCTGCTTCTTCAAATGCGTTGTTCTGATAACTACATGAGTCTGATGTTGTTGTGTTTATGTGTTCTGCTAGATTTCCTGCAAAACTACCACCATTCGAGGGCACTGTGTGGTTATTAAATACATTGACAACAAGTCTCCatttctgtctctccatctcctttctgtcttcttcattcTCCTActgatctctgtgtgtgtgtgtgtgtgtgtgtgtgtgtgtgtgtgtgtgtgtgtggtgtgtgtgtgtgatggtctttctctctcctctctttctgtcaattttaattatttttactccTCTGTGGTCCTACACACCATTGCTGTGTTAAAGCCGTATGCATCAATAAGCTTTTCAGTCTCTGAACCCTGGAGATTTGAAACAGAATTTCCAAAGACTAGATAAATGAGTGGAATGTCCAGAGAAAGCGTGCTTCTTTCCATTTCATCAAAGGGGTCCTTTTTCTCCTGGCCTCAGTCTACCTCTCTAGAATCATTCCCTGCCACTCCAGTCTTCTTCACATTCTATCTTCAAATCTCATTTCTCAAATGCACCATTCTTCATGTGTGTTTCCTCTTGGCACTGTTCATGTTTCTAACTATAAGGCCTCCCTGCTCTTCTTTAATTATTCATCATCCCCCAAACTTCAGCTCAAATGTTACTTCCTTTGTACTCAAGAGGAAAATCACTCAAGATCAAAGAGGGAGGGTTGAGTGAAATTACAGTGACTCATCAtcagactatataaagaactcctacaaatcacTTCCTCCAAAAGAggatacacaaatgaccaataagcacataaaaagataccCAGCCTCATTAGTACTCAAGGAAAATcaaattaaagtaaaacaaaataccattttagaatggctaaaattagacagactgacaataccaagagGCATGCAGACAGGAAGCAACAGGAACCTGTTGGTAGTATAAATAAATTGAACTAGACTGAACCAAAGCCCACACTCGGACACAGTAATTCCATGCCTAGGTTTACACCTGTGGTAGTTTGCAAACAATGGCCATGAGGTCCTCCCATCTTCATATGTACACTAGGAGTCAGCCTTGTGTCTCGCTTTCAGCCATAAAATGTAACTGTGTGACTTCCAAGGCAAAGCCTGAGTAGGCCTTACAGCTTCCAAGTTTGCTGTCTTGGAACTCAGCTGCTGTGTAAAGAAGTCTGGAATACCTACCAGGAAGGGTACATGAAGTTTTAGCTGGTAGCGCCAACTAACTGCAAGAATGTGAGTGAGACAATCTCAGCCCAGCCAGCCCCAGCCAGCCCCTAGAGGATTGCAACTGCATTAGAGAACCCAGGTGAGACCAGTGGAAGAAACACCCAGAGCCTGGGCCAAGCGTAGCAATATTAGAGAATAAACTAGTATGTGTACCAAAAGACGATCAGCAGCCCTattcataaaagacaaaaactggaaacaacccatcaagaagaaaataagctgggcatgatggctcacaagtgtaatcccagcaatttgggaagccaaggaggatcacttgagaccaggaggttgagaccagctgaggcaacatagtgacactctgcctctaccaaaaaaaaaaaaaaaactgggtgtcGTGGCTTGCACATATAGGCCTAGcttctgaggaggctgaggcaggtggatcactggagcccaggagttcgagactgcagtgagctatgatcacaccactgcactccagcctgggtgacagagtgagaatccatctcaagaagaaggagaaggagaaggagaaggagaaggaggggagggaggggaaggaggggaaggaggagaagaagaggaagaggaagaggaagaggaagaagaagaagaagaagaagaagaagaagaaggaggaggaggaggaggaggaggaggaggaggaggaggaggaggaggaaaatagataaagaaaatgtaatatcttCATACTCTGGAATACTATACACCATATTTGTatatgctctctctctttttctcttgcacacgtgcatgcacacacacatacatacaaaaacacacacatacatatacaaaacTAGATGCCACATCCCCTGTGTTCCTTAATTCTTTACAACTTTCTTTGAGTATCAGTCTTGTTAATCACCTGGGTCAGCCCCCTCCACAGAGCCCTGCACCCCTCAAACTAGAAGTActgtcttttctcccttctcagcTGTGTGATAATTAGAAAGTAGGATAaaggaaaagatggaagaaaggagaaaaagaaggaaaggaaagtggGAAGGAAGACGGATGGATAATTGGGTTACCTTTTATGTTACGTGCGGTGCAAATCACTTACCTCTAGTCTAGCTCAGAGtcaagagagggaggaagggaggcaggaaaggaggcaaagaagaaagaaatggaggaaagatGGTATATGTAGGAGAATCCTTCTCTCTCTTCAGTTGGAATCAGTGGCCTCCTCCTCCCCTATGCTCAGGTCTTGTCCCTATTTTAACTCTTCCCTTTCCGCACCTAAGGAGGCATCAGATTGCAGATAAGGCATCCAGGTTCTTTTCTGTGGTCTGGAATATTTATATCTAGCCCACCAATAGGCATAACATTCTGTGTGGTCAGTGAGTTCTTTTGCaagttgtcatttttttcacTGTGGGCCTCCCATCTGAAATTCCTTAAATGA
Encoded proteins:
- the ANKRD34C gene encoding ankyrin repeat domain-containing protein 34C, whose protein sequence is MMDDDTELRTDGNSLLKAVWLGRLRLTRLLLEGGAYINESNDKGETALMVACITKHVDQQSISKSKMVKYLLDNRADPNIQDKSGKTALIHACIRRAGGEVVSLLLENGADPSLEDRTGASALVYAINADDKDALKHLLDACKAKGKEVIIITTDKSSSGTKTTKQYLNVPPSPKVEDRHSPPLYASPSDIELKSPGLDSPLTEKEDDFFSLQAGHPSSCNTSKAVNEPGSPTRKVSNLKRARLPQLKRLQSEPWGLIAPSVLAASTRQDETRGASTENEVIKSISDVSFPKRGPLSRTNSIDSKDPTLFHTVTEQVLKIPVSSAPASWKAAYEKGQTPHPRLARRGTLPVDQEKCGMGPSGPSALKEPASLKWLENDLYDLDLQPGPDPPNSISLESGKGPLDRKKLNSSHLSLFHGSRESLDTVPSTSPSSGRRRPPHLLERRGSGTLLLDRISHTRPGFLPPLNVNLNPPIPDIRSSSKPSSPLTSGLKSMVPVAPSSPKRVDLRSKKKLLRRHSMQIEQMKQLSDFEEIMT